The following coding sequences lie in one Paracidovorax avenae genomic window:
- a CDS encoding ATP-binding protein, with product MSPTPSDPAPPREPVTVRSGRQARAARWALGVSVAVMSAIGLVLLFLLTVSTNNRAMYERNYAWLFGLNVLVALLLFAVLAWVAGRLVVRLRKGRFGSRLLVKLAGIFGLVGLVPGLLIYVVSYQFVSRSIESWFDVKVEGALSAGVSLARATLDTLASDMAAQTRTASIQLAPVPDAAAGLVLERIRDQLGATDVVLFNSAGQPVASAGQSRFDLNPERPAPQLLRNARQQRSAFQIEGLDEAADPQAVQNARVKTLVMVGTTSVGLLEEPRYLQATMRLPQVVVANALAVQEANREYQERALARGGLRRMYIGTLTLSLFLAVFGAVLLAVLLGRQLARPLLVLAEGVREVASGNLSPKAVLQTGDELGGLTRSFAVMTQQLADARSAVEHSMGEVDAARARLQTILDNLTAGVIVLDAQGRIQSTNPGATRILRAPMAAFEGRPLAEVPGLAAFAAAVQAHFDAFLGDREQQHGLDHWQHPFDLHVGGGDPTHAGPAGNGTSLVARGAELPDALRLLVFDDISEIVSAQRAQAWGEVARRLAHEIKNPLTPIQLSAERLEMKLTGKLGAAEEAVLAKSVKTIVDQVDAMKRLVNEFRDYARLPAAELQRLDLNALVGDILHLYGAETATVPVESELDPRCPAIAGDAQQLRQVIHNLLQNAQDASEQRAREEGVAPAPVRIATRWSETSRRVRLTVSDAGTGFPAHILQRAFEPYVTTKPRGTGLGLAVVKKIADEHGARIDLSNRVEDGVIRGAQVSLSFAPETPVVY from the coding sequence ATGAGCCCCACCCCTTCCGATCCCGCACCGCCCCGGGAGCCCGTGACCGTCCGCAGCGGCCGGCAGGCCCGCGCCGCGCGCTGGGCGCTGGGCGTGTCCGTCGCCGTGATGAGCGCCATCGGCCTGGTGCTGCTGTTCCTGCTCACCGTCTCGACGAACAACCGGGCGATGTACGAGCGCAACTACGCGTGGCTCTTCGGGCTGAACGTGCTGGTGGCACTGCTGCTCTTCGCGGTGCTGGCCTGGGTGGCCGGGCGCCTGGTGGTGCGGCTGCGCAAGGGCCGCTTCGGCAGCCGGCTGCTGGTGAAGCTGGCGGGCATCTTCGGGCTGGTGGGGCTGGTGCCCGGGCTGCTGATCTACGTGGTGTCCTACCAGTTCGTGTCGCGGTCCATCGAGAGCTGGTTCGATGTGAAGGTGGAGGGCGCCCTGTCGGCCGGCGTGAGCCTGGCCCGGGCCACGCTGGACACGCTGGCCAGCGATATGGCCGCGCAGACGCGCACGGCCAGCATCCAGCTGGCGCCGGTGCCGGATGCCGCCGCGGGGCTGGTGCTGGAGCGCATCCGCGACCAGCTGGGCGCGACGGATGTGGTGCTTTTCAATTCGGCGGGGCAGCCGGTGGCGAGCGCCGGCCAGTCCCGCTTCGATCTCAATCCCGAGCGGCCGGCGCCGCAGCTGCTGCGCAATGCCCGGCAGCAGCGATCTGCCTTCCAGATCGAGGGGCTGGACGAAGCCGCCGACCCGCAGGCCGTGCAGAACGCGCGGGTGAAGACGCTGGTGATGGTGGGCACCACGAGCGTGGGCCTGCTGGAGGAGCCGCGCTACCTGCAGGCCACGATGCGCCTGCCGCAGGTGGTGGTGGCCAACGCCCTGGCCGTGCAGGAAGCGAACCGCGAATACCAGGAGCGTGCGCTGGCCCGCGGCGGGTTGCGGCGCATGTACATCGGCACGCTCACGCTCAGCCTGTTCCTGGCGGTGTTCGGTGCCGTGCTGCTGGCCGTTCTGCTGGGCCGGCAGCTGGCAAGGCCGCTGCTGGTCCTCGCCGAGGGCGTGCGCGAGGTGGCTTCGGGCAACCTGAGCCCCAAGGCGGTGCTGCAGACGGGCGACGAACTGGGTGGGCTGACCCGTTCCTTCGCGGTCATGACGCAGCAATTGGCCGATGCGCGCTCCGCGGTGGAGCACAGCATGGGCGAGGTGGATGCCGCGCGCGCGCGCCTGCAGACCATCCTGGACAACCTGACGGCCGGCGTGATCGTGCTGGACGCGCAGGGCCGCATCCAGTCCACCAACCCGGGCGCGACCCGCATCCTGCGCGCACCCATGGCGGCGTTCGAGGGCCGGCCGCTGGCGGAGGTGCCGGGGCTGGCGGCGTTCGCGGCGGCCGTGCAGGCGCATTTCGACGCCTTCCTGGGTGACCGCGAGCAGCAGCACGGGCTGGACCACTGGCAGCACCCGTTCGACCTGCACGTGGGGGGAGGGGACCCCACCCATGCGGGACCGGCCGGCAATGGAACGAGCCTGGTGGCCCGGGGGGCGGAATTGCCCGACGCGCTGCGGCTGCTGGTGTTCGACGACATCTCCGAGATCGTCTCGGCCCAGCGGGCCCAGGCGTGGGGCGAGGTCGCGCGCCGGCTGGCGCACGAGATCAAGAACCCGCTCACGCCGATCCAGCTGTCGGCCGAGCGGCTGGAGATGAAGCTGACCGGCAAGCTGGGGGCCGCGGAGGAGGCGGTGCTGGCCAAATCGGTCAAGACCATCGTGGACCAGGTGGATGCCATGAAGCGCCTGGTCAACGAGTTCCGCGACTATGCGCGGCTGCCGGCGGCCGAACTGCAGCGCCTGGACCTGAACGCGCTGGTGGGCGACATCCTGCACCTGTATGGCGCGGAGACCGCCACGGTGCCGGTGGAGTCCGAACTCGACCCGCGGTGCCCGGCGATCGCCGGTGACGCCCAGCAACTGCGGCAGGTGATCCACAACCTGCTGCAGAACGCACAGGATGCGAGCGAGCAGCGTGCCCGTGAAGAGGGCGTGGCGCCCGCCCCGGTGCGCATCGCCACGCGCTGGAGCGAGACCTCGCGCCGGGTGCGACTGACGGTGAGCGACGCGGGCACGGGTTTTCCGGCACACATCCTGCAAAGGGCCTTCGAGCCCTACGTCACGACCAAGCCCCGCGGCACCGGCCTGGGCCTGGCCGTCGTGAAAAAAATCGCCGACGAACATGGGGCGCGCATCGATCTTTCCAATCGCGTGGAAGACGGTGTGATCCGGGGGGCTCAAGTGTCGCTATCATTCGCGCCTGAAACCCCCGTGGTTTATTAA
- a CDS encoding response regulator: protein MANILVVDDELGIRDLLSEILNDEGHSVDLAENATQARAARSANTYDLVLLDIWMPDTDGVSLLKEWATAGALTMPVIMMSGHATIDTAVEATRIGAFSFLEKPITLQKLLKAVEQGLARTVPAPAAAAPAAVPALSATPASAAAAPASDGPQAPASASAGGPGLAASGPSSHQGFDLDRPLREARDGFEKAYFEFHLAREGGSMTRVAEKTGLERTHLYRKLRQLGVDLGRSKRSQ, encoded by the coding sequence ATGGCAAACATATTGGTGGTTGACGACGAACTCGGTATCCGCGACTTGCTGTCCGAAATCCTGAACGACGAAGGGCACAGCGTGGACCTGGCCGAGAACGCCACCCAGGCCCGGGCCGCCCGGTCGGCGAACACCTACGACCTGGTCCTGCTCGATATCTGGATGCCCGATACCGACGGCGTTTCCCTGCTCAAGGAATGGGCGACCGCCGGGGCGCTGACCATGCCCGTCATCATGATGAGCGGGCACGCCACCATCGACACCGCCGTGGAGGCCACGCGCATCGGGGCGTTCTCGTTCCTCGAGAAGCCCATCACGCTGCAGAAGCTGCTCAAGGCCGTGGAGCAGGGCCTGGCCCGCACGGTGCCCGCGCCTGCGGCGGCTGCACCCGCCGCGGTGCCTGCGCTTTCCGCCACGCCGGCCTCGGCCGCTGCCGCGCCTGCATCCGACGGACCCCAGGCGCCCGCATCGGCCAGCGCGGGCGGGCCGGGGCTCGCCGCCAGCGGCCCCAGCTCCCACCAGGGTTTCGACCTCGACCGCCCGCTGCGCGAGGCACGCGACGGCTTCGAGAAAGCGTACTTCGAGTTCCACCTGGCCCGCGAAGGGGGCTCCATGACGCGCGTGGCCGAGAAGACCGGGCTGGAGCGCACGCACCTGTACCGCAAGCTGCGGCAGCTGGGCGTGGACCTGGGGCGGAGCAAGCGCAGCCAGTGA
- a CDS encoding MFS transporter, translating into MFLCLLSGFALSQAFRTVTSIIATGLQADFGISPDSLGAFAGLFGLSFGVAQLLMGIGMDLYGLRRTVLTAFPLAVIGAAVSAAAPGYGWLMLGQLLIGVGCSPAFLACTVFISRHFPAQRFAFFSGVGMGVGGLGLIFTGTPLAWLVQHGGWRLGFGVLAALSLLSWLLIYLRVHEPELPQSSDNGRPRESWGQAASRFADLFRMPHTWGIVILGMCCYAAFLTLRGLWLGPLLMGRFGFSLVESGNVALVLSLIALFVPALFGRLDPGAQRRRWWITFFSLLMGGLFLLMAFLHHAAATVVLIFAMGLLSGYSVLQYADVRSSYPAGMTGRALSLYTMSMFLGVALMQWLTGLLAAWAQHHGHDPYRAVMLCIAGMLAVASTAFRLLPRSPLLPRRGAA; encoded by the coding sequence ATGTTCCTCTGCCTGCTGTCGGGCTTCGCGCTGAGCCAGGCCTTCCGCACGGTCACCAGCATCATCGCCACGGGCCTGCAGGCCGACTTCGGCATCTCACCCGATTCGCTCGGTGCGTTCGCCGGTCTGTTCGGCCTGTCGTTCGGCGTGGCCCAGCTGCTCATGGGCATCGGCATGGACCTGTACGGCCTGCGCCGCACGGTGCTGACGGCGTTTCCTCTGGCGGTGATCGGCGCGGCGGTCTCCGCCGCTGCGCCGGGCTACGGCTGGTTGATGCTGGGGCAGTTGCTGATCGGCGTGGGCTGCTCGCCGGCGTTCCTGGCCTGCACCGTCTTCATTTCCCGGCACTTTCCGGCCCAGCGTTTCGCGTTCTTCTCGGGCGTGGGCATGGGCGTGGGCGGCCTGGGCCTGATCTTCACGGGCACGCCCCTGGCCTGGCTCGTGCAGCATGGCGGCTGGCGCCTGGGCTTCGGGGTGCTGGCGGCGCTCTCGCTGCTGTCGTGGCTGCTGATCTACCTGCGCGTGCATGAACCGGAACTGCCGCAATCCAGCGACAACGGTCGGCCCAGGGAATCCTGGGGGCAGGCGGCCAGCCGTTTCGCAGACCTGTTCCGCATGCCGCACACCTGGGGCATCGTGATCCTCGGCATGTGCTGCTATGCCGCCTTCCTGACGCTGCGCGGCCTGTGGCTGGGGCCGCTGCTGATGGGCCGGTTCGGTTTCTCGCTGGTCGAGAGCGGCAACGTGGCACTGGTGCTGTCGCTGATCGCCCTCTTCGTTCCGGCACTCTTCGGCCGCCTGGACCCGGGGGCGCAGCGCCGCCGCTGGTGGATCACCTTTTTCTCGCTGCTCATGGGCGGCCTGTTCCTGCTGATGGCCTTCCTGCACCATGCCGCGGCCACGGTCGTGCTGATCTTCGCGATGGGCCTGCTGTCGGGCTACAGCGTGCTGCAGTACGCCGACGTGCGCTCGTCCTACCCGGCCGGGATGACGGGCCGTGCGCTCTCGCTCTACACCATGTCGATGTTCCTCGGGGTGGCGCTGATGCAGTGGCTGACCGGGCTGCTGGCCGCCTGGGCGCAGCACCACGGCCATGACCCCTACCGGGCGGTGATGCTCTGCATCGCCGGCATGCTGGCGGTAGCGTCCACGGCGTTCAGGCTGTTGCCGCGGTCGCCGTTGCTGCCGCGCCGCGGCGCGGCCTGA
- the rsmB gene encoding 16S rRNA (cytosine(967)-C(5))-methyltransferase RsmB has translation MPASPAHPSTSRPDSPAGAIPLWRQLDAVVDAVMAVRGGQSGTAALAAVDPVLRAGVQALFFAVLRQLGRAEALRAQLAPRRPKPRVDALLCSTLALGWQAGAAPYEPFTLVNQAVEAAKRHAATRGQAAFVNACLRRFLRERDALVAATDTDPVARWNHPAWWIERLRKDHPGHWEQILRANNAQAPMALRIHRGKVDMAGYLAALEAVGMKAWPASDTGLVLESPQPVQRLPGFADGWVSVQDLAAQQAAPLLLSGLDLGRPLRVLDACAAPGGKTAHLLEYAGAGSPVHVTALEIDPLRSARIGETLQRLGLQAQVLVADAGRPEDWWQQACGGEPFDAILLDAPCTASGIVRRHPDVRWLRRPGDIAQLAAQQARLLSTLWPLLRPGARMLYCTCSVFRAEGDDMVRSFLANNNDAHLLPSPGHLLPRDPGDGGGVRENPSREHDGFFYALLGREPA, from the coding sequence ATGCCTGCATCCCCCGCGCATCCTTCCACTTCCCGCCCGGATTCGCCCGCAGGGGCGATTCCGCTGTGGCGGCAACTCGACGCGGTCGTGGATGCCGTGATGGCGGTGCGCGGCGGCCAGTCGGGGACCGCGGCCCTGGCGGCGGTGGACCCGGTGCTGCGCGCCGGGGTGCAGGCGCTGTTCTTCGCGGTGCTGCGCCAGCTGGGCCGTGCGGAGGCGCTGCGGGCGCAACTGGCCCCGCGGCGGCCCAAGCCGCGTGTGGATGCGCTGCTGTGTTCCACCCTGGCCCTGGGCTGGCAGGCCGGTGCCGCCCCCTATGAGCCGTTCACGCTCGTGAACCAGGCGGTGGAGGCGGCCAAGCGCCATGCGGCCACGCGCGGGCAGGCCGCCTTCGTGAATGCCTGCCTGCGCCGCTTCCTGCGCGAGCGGGATGCGCTGGTGGCCGCCACGGACACGGACCCCGTTGCCCGGTGGAACCATCCCGCGTGGTGGATCGAGCGCCTGCGCAAGGACCATCCCGGCCATTGGGAGCAGATCCTGCGGGCCAACAACGCGCAGGCCCCGATGGCCTTACGCATCCACCGGGGCAAGGTGGACATGGCAGGCTACCTGGCCGCGCTGGAGGCGGTAGGCATGAAGGCCTGGCCGGCGAGCGACACCGGGCTGGTCCTGGAGTCTCCGCAGCCCGTGCAGCGGCTTCCCGGGTTCGCCGACGGCTGGGTTTCAGTGCAGGATCTCGCGGCCCAGCAGGCCGCGCCCCTGCTGCTGTCCGGCCTGGACCTGGGCCGGCCGCTGCGGGTGCTGGATGCCTGCGCGGCGCCGGGCGGCAAGACCGCCCACCTGCTCGAATATGCCGGTGCCGGGTCACCGGTCCACGTGACCGCGCTGGAGATCGACCCGCTGCGCAGCGCGCGCATCGGCGAGACGCTCCAGCGGCTGGGCCTGCAGGCGCAGGTGCTGGTGGCCGATGCCGGACGCCCGGAGGACTGGTGGCAGCAGGCCTGCGGCGGAGAACCCTTCGATGCCATCCTGCTGGACGCGCCCTGCACGGCATCGGGCATCGTGCGGCGCCATCCGGACGTGCGCTGGCTGCGGCGCCCCGGGGATATCGCCCAACTGGCCGCCCAGCAGGCGCGGCTGCTGTCCACGCTCTGGCCGCTGCTGAGGCCGGGCGCGCGCATGCTGTATTGCACCTGTTCCGTGTTCCGGGCGGAGGGCGATGACATGGTCCGGTCGTTTCTTGCGAACAACAATGATGCCCATTTGCTGCCTTCGCCCGGACATTTGCTGCCCCGGGATCCCGGCGATGGCGGCGGCGTCCGCGAGAATCCCTCCCGTGAACATGACGGTTTCTTCTACGCACTCCTGGGCCGGGAGCCCGCCTGA
- a CDS encoding LemA family protein has protein sequence MLTTWIFLAVLLFWAVGAYNRLVRLRSAAIQAFGGLDVHFVRITGMLGEYEAAQSPALPAQSEVRTALWAATTQFGACLAVARARPLDGGAAAALAAAREVLRTAWAAMVRAAREPREPREPHERAAAAGDGEASGPGSPLPTVAAPGEDALALWETRWQELWAQAALATGQFNDAVGSYNGAIRQFPARLLAWLFGFHAAQSL, from the coding sequence ATGCTGACGACCTGGATTTTTCTGGCGGTGCTGCTGTTCTGGGCGGTGGGGGCCTACAACCGGCTGGTCCGGTTGCGCTCCGCCGCCATTCAGGCGTTCGGCGGCCTGGACGTGCATTTCGTGCGTATCACGGGCATGCTCGGCGAGTACGAGGCAGCGCAGAGTCCGGCGCTGCCCGCGCAGTCGGAGGTGCGCACGGCCCTGTGGGCGGCGACCACCCAGTTCGGCGCCTGCTTGGCCGTGGCGCGCGCGCGTCCGCTCGATGGCGGGGCCGCGGCGGCGCTGGCTGCTGCCCGCGAGGTGCTGCGTACGGCCTGGGCCGCGATGGTGCGGGCGGCGCGCGAACCACGAGAACCGCGTGAACCGCACGAGCGCGCTGCCGCGGCCGGCGATGGTGAGGCGAGCGGGCCGGGCTCGCCCCTGCCGACCGTGGCGGCCCCGGGCGAGGATGCCCTGGCGCTGTGGGAAACACGGTGGCAGGAGCTCTGGGCCCAGGCGGCCCTGGCCACCGGGCAGTTCAATGATGCCGTAGGCTCCTACAACGGGGCCATCCGGCAGTTCCCCGCCCGGCTGCTGGCCTGGCTTTTCGGCTTCCATGCAGCGCAGTCGCTCTGA
- a CDS encoding DUF4390 domain-containing protein, translating to MTVSSTHSWAGSPPEAAAAPGWRARLQSAWGAARRRACWALLLCLGLWLSLPGPAAAQAGSGEITDLKLEAADTGLYLSAALHFELPDLAEDALLKGITLYFVEEAEVLRERWYWSDKTVARATRYLRLSYQPLTRRWRLNQSTTPFQASGLGVALGQSYDELEEALVAMQRIARWRIADIDDIDRQAAHLVHLRFRLDMSQLPRPFQIGAMGRSGWDLAISRTERLAIEPQP from the coding sequence ATGACGGTTTCTTCTACGCACTCCTGGGCCGGGAGCCCGCCTGAGGCCGCTGCGGCGCCCGGCTGGCGCGCGCGCCTGCAGTCCGCATGGGGCGCGGCCCGACGCCGCGCCTGCTGGGCGCTGCTGCTGTGCCTGGGGCTGTGGCTGTCCCTGCCCGGTCCGGCTGCCGCGCAGGCCGGCAGCGGCGAGATCACCGACCTGAAGCTGGAGGCCGCGGACACCGGGCTGTACCTGTCGGCAGCCCTGCATTTCGAGTTGCCGGACCTGGCGGAGGATGCGCTGCTCAAGGGCATCACCCTCTATTTCGTGGAGGAGGCCGAGGTGCTGCGGGAGCGCTGGTACTGGTCCGACAAGACCGTCGCGCGCGCCACGCGGTATCTGCGGCTGAGCTACCAGCCCCTCACGCGCCGCTGGCGGCTCAACCAGTCCACGACGCCGTTCCAGGCGAGCGGGCTGGGTGTGGCGCTGGGCCAGAGCTATGACGAGCTGGAGGAGGCACTGGTGGCGATGCAGCGCATCGCGCGCTGGAGGATCGCCGATATCGACGACATCGACCGCCAGGCAGCGCACCTGGTGCACCTGCGCTTCCGGCTCGACATGTCGCAGCTGCCCAGGCCCTTCCAGATCGGCGCCATGGGGCGCTCCGGTTGGGATCTCGCGATTTCGCGCACCGAACGCCTGGCCATCGAGCCGCAGCCATGA